A segment of the Trifolium pratense cultivar HEN17-A07 linkage group LG7, ARS_RC_1.1, whole genome shotgun sequence genome:
TTCCTTCCATTTAGAGTAGGAACTAGATTGTGCCTTGACAAAGATCTTGCTAAGCTGGAAATCTCAATTTTCCTTCACCATTTTCTCCTCAATTATGAgttaatatatatgtttatccTACACATTTAAAATTGAATGTTATATTAGAACATCAAAATACAAAAGTTTGCCTTTAttcataattatttataaagtCATTACATTGATTGGTTAACATTGTAAAACATTTTATATTGCCTGTGTATACAAAACTTTTCATAGTAACAATGTGCACAAATTAAGTTCTTTATACAAACAAGGCCAGTGGATAATTGCTTGGCAAGGATCAAGAAACGTTCAGTTGTGTGATCAAAATAATAGCCATTTGGAGAATTTACATCAATTAATAATACCACCGACCAAGACAGAAAATGAAAATTGTAACTTTTTGAAGATGGGAGTAGTACTTGCATGAATAAGAAGAGATGATTCTTTGTTGAATGTAGAAGATGAAAAGTTAAAaggataataataaataaatggcGTGAAATTGAATATTAACTACTAGtggggtgtttgtttcatggattATAAATTAATTCTCAGGAATGTGACTTTGGGAATCTTTAATTCATATGTTTGtatcaagttttaaaaaattatgcctGGGAATTTTTTATTCCTTGAAATATAAATTACACATGACTTTTCCACTTTTCATTCCCACGTTAAATGGTGGGAATCTTATATTCTCATGGGAATAAGAGGTAACCACCCATAACTCCCTACTCTCCCattatttttaactcatttattttttattttaatattttaaaatgttaattaaatttattttaaaaatatttcaaggaactttatttatttaccaaacaCATCGATAGGAATAATACTCCCAGCAATAATgttccaaaaaataataatcctaaaattataattttaatccacaaaacaaacacaccctaactAACAAAAGTACAAAATAATTTGTATGCAAAGTATGTTAGTATATTAACCTTAGTGTTTGTCTGCCCCACATGGGGTCCCATCCATCAactgttttgtttgtttgtttgtttactaATTTTGTTGACTATATAAATTGAGAGCAAGTGTGTGTTGAGTGCATAGATCAGTTCAATATATTCAATTCTGATAATAGATATGGGATCCATATGGATGATCTTTATTGCCATTGTTGGTGCTCATTTAGTCCTAAGAGCTCTGTTCAAGAATGTGAATTGGTTGCTCTATGAAGCAAAACTTGGCGTTAAGCAATACTCTTTGCCCCCAGGTGATATGGGCTTGCCCTTAATTGGAAATATGTGGTCTTTCCTCAGAGCATTCAAGTCCAATCATCCAGATTCTTTCATGACCTCTTTTGTTAAAAGGTAGTAATTAGTTAATACCATCCTCTTTATTTAGctttttatcatttaattaaCAAGCTAGGTTTTaccaattaattttatttatctcaatATGAACATCAAAATAGTATGATAGTAACGGTGAATTGTTCCAAGTGGTAAAGATCATTGATCCCTTAAATAGATGATCAGAGGTTTCATTCTTGACTACTGCGTAAAAAATTCGGTTGAGAGAGAAGAACTCGTCTTATATGCCTTATAGGTTCTCCGACAAAGATTAATCATCACTGGTAAAgccattaggtttggtctagtggtgagagatttgggtagtatgcaagAAGTCATAGGTTCGATACTCATTGccaacattgtaaacaaaaaaataaaatcactaattgtggtaaaaaaattatattaaaaaataatatatatcaaTTGTGTAAATTTTGTAGCATCTTCTTTTGTCACAACACACAAGTTTTCTTCTAAGATGTGGCATAGAATCCACCATTTTGGCCAACAAATTCTCTAGCATTTTCATACCAAACTAACtttaatgattttatatttttgtcaaaatatttaattttactgatttatttttaaaatatttgttacaatcaacaatatttttatttagagtTTTCATGCAAGGCTTTTATTTTTGTGGCAATTGGACGAGTCCATGACTCTATTGATTAAGATGgctatataaaatataaaagtaaatcGGGATGTCAAATTAGGTAGTGGTTGACTTACTTATTTTATGGTGTGTTTGCTGGAGGTTTTTGTAGGGGAGGTTTGTTTGGACCTTATCTTGTACTAGGCTATTTTGGATTTGATCTAATATTTTGGAATACtgaatattttgtttaaattctgtGTTTGATTATTTGTGGAGTTTTTGTATTTACTGAATtttcatgtttattttttttttctcgagTAGCCTAACTAGTTGttagaatttcacctttttaaGAAGCATACGAAGGAGTACCAGAGTTCGAACTATGGTCCCTATAATAATTTGTGGAGTTTTCATGTTTATTatgtgaatatttttaaaataacgAGACTTTTGTAAAATTATAAAGATAAAGAAGTAAATTAGTATCAAAATCTCTCCTTTCTTTTTGTGAACTAAAACATATACGGAGTATGTGATTAaaatctctctctttctcttccttTTTTTGAACTAAACATATATAAGTAATTAAATCTCTCGTCTTCTATCACCTTCCCTCCCTTCCATTAAAATCTCATCCCTCCACTCTGTTGAATCAAAGATACCCTCaagataaattttaatatactaATGTTCAATCGTGGATCaatgtttaataataatatttaaaattttaactacaATATATATATGTCGTTGTTTGGAATTATAAATTAAtagtcattttcatttttataaaaaaaaatgtaactttttgaaaactaaaataaaaataaaaataaaaatgtaacttATATTGAACTTACGTCAATCTGTCACTATTTTAACAGTAAAGACAAGAGTTATAATTCttacttttaaataatattGTCAACAATCATTTGAATTTCTGATAATTTGAAACACTAATCCACGATAAACTACTTACAaaagtggtccaccgtagcaatCACTTTATTTTAAACTAGTATAATACACGTGCTTAACCACGGGTCGCGGCGTTCCCGCATTTTTTTTAATCGTAGGGCATTGTGTAGTGCGAAATTAGTCCTGttaaaaatattactaaatattaaagttgaaaaaattgattaaaaatatatgagtaaaaatataggtaGAAATATAGGTCCGGtagaaattatcaaaaaatatagGTAgcaatcacaaaaaaaattagatcatAGTATTAATATAGGTCCGGtagaaattatcaaaaaatagacaatcttattaatatattagtagaaatATAAATCTCatataaatagtaaaaataaaatattaaagtaATGTATAATAGAGTATAatcattataataatattattttattaaaatttagaatgaaaagacaaaaatagCCCCTAATTTGATGAagtgtcaaaaaagaaaagaaagagaaagggtAGATATGGAATTTCATAGGTATCTAAGTTTAATAGATTTAAATAACTAGACGccgacccgtgcgatgcacgggtttggCAAGAACCTCAtgtatatatcaatcatggttGTTGCCAATCATGGATGCTATGAGCCAAAAAGAAATTAGTCATAAGCATatgaaaattaatcaaattggtTCATTCGGCAAAACGTCAAGTGAGTTAAGCATAATATATCATTGCAAATATAGGATGTTTAAAATTAAAGGCATCATAtaatttaatctcaattaaGTGGGTTAAACATAATTGATCATTGCAAACATAAATGCAGACCATATGCAGACTTCAAGTAAATCATCACACCAAATTTTATAATGGAACTTTCATGACCCATGACATTTATAGAAAGAAGATTACTACTATTTGAGAATAGATAGGAGTGTTATGGGACATAGGAGTGCTATTCAAAATATAGGTAGGAGAAGCAATTGTATATTATGATGATAAAAGAATTTTGTGAAGGACATGATAGCAAGTTTCAAAATAGAATTCCTCCAATTCGTGTATTCTTCAACATATGAGAATTTCTACCTTCCTTTCCTCTCATCAACCTTCAATGTATAAGACTTTTCTAGGTGAATCTCATTATATCATATGAAGCCAAATTCAATTTACAAAAACAACCACAAATTATCATTATCACGAcaatatgaaggaaaaaaagtttcaatgcaCAATAAGAATGCAAGAGTACATTAGGATATAGTTTAAAGAAAAACATCAATACATAGACTCaatctatttctctcttcctctaaacaataattcaaaaataatcacaGATATATATACCAATCATGGTCgttgtcaatcatggatgttaTGAGTCAAAAAGAAGTTAGTCATAAGCATATAGAGATTAATCAAATTGATTCATTTAGTGGAATGCCAAGTGAGGCATGGCAAGGGTTTGGAAGAAGGACACATATATAATAATCATGGTTGTTGGGAATCATGGATGCTATGTACCAAAAATAGTTAGTGATAGCAATTTAAGTGCAAAATCATTCATTGCTCATGATATAAGAAGAGCAAGCATTGGAGCAAGTACTTTGAAAAGTAGGTAAATCAAGTCTAGTGGAGATACTACAACATGGTCAAGTAGAAAGAGCAAGCAAGCATGAAAATAAAAGCAAGACAGTTCTAAGAGTGATAAGAACATGGAAATCAATCATAAAAGAGCAAGCATTGGGGCAAGCACTATGAAAAGCAGGGAAATAAAGTCTTGTAGAAATATTACAACACAAGTTCGAAATGGCCAAGCTCTTAAGCATGAAAATCAACATAGTTCTAAAGCAAAATAGAGCAAGCACAGCACAAGCTCAAAATGGCCAAGCCTAAAAGCATGAAAATCAAGTTTGGCAGAGATATTACAGCATAGGTtcagaaataaataaaagcaaGATAGTTCTAAAGCAAGATAGTAGGGATCCTAGAGCATATAGAAATGCTGAGTCTCATAAAATTTCTTCCGCTTGCTGGATGTTGAAGGAGCAATGAGAGTAGTTCGTATGCCAATGTAAGGGGATAGCTTGAAGTATATGATCCTGTTGTTGGATGCTTGAGTGACACCAAAGCTCACAGTTACACCCTCAGCCAAATGGTGGACTTTGCAAATATCACGCCACTGGCCAGAAAAACCGTATCACCTATGTATTGACCAGCCATcagtaaaataaatttttgaagAACTCTTTTTGTGCACACCAACTTGAATCTGATTCTTGTTAACATCCTCCAAAAAAACCGTATCACATGTATTGACCAATGGAACGTGCATAGATTTCTGGAAGCTTTCCTCGGGGCTACATAAGGAAGGCAATATTAAGAATAGGCAATATGCAGTacagaaataatattagaaAGAATCTGTGGACACTTACCTTCATGGGATCATACTCCATATATCCTGTCCTGGTCATCATTGCGTAAGGACGAACATCAGGATGCAATTTGTAACGATGGTTCATATCTATACAATATAGAAGATTTGTGCAAGGAATAGTTGAGTGaactattaaaatattaatgtaaaactATAGGTTGTAAATGCAAGAATTTCTAATGTAAACTAAGTGGCATATTGACTTGATGTATCTATTATAAAAGCTAGGTTGTGAAATGTTGATGTACATGAAATTTATCAAGTTCAAGGTTTATAATCCATTTAACATCAACAAATAGCCATTCCCATCAATCAACAACCCTGATCAACCTATTTAGTTTGTTAATGAAGAAAACATCATTTCCATCATTGAAGCTGGCTACATGAAGCTGGCTAGTAAGTTGGCTAGTGAAATTTCATGTTTTGTCAATAATATACATGTTTTTTGCCAATAATATTTTCatgcaaaaattgaaattataagaAATATAATAATGTTGGAATTAAAAGAAGTGTTGAAGTAATTTTGTTGATGGGAGTAAACAATGAATAAGAAGACAAAAAGAGATATCATTGCAAAGAAAGAGTCTAATGGAAGAAAATGTACACATGcatcaaaatattcaaatagAGAGGAGAGGAAGGAGTGAAGGACCACTATAGAGTGTGGAGTGTATTAGTTTTATTTGGAATTTAGTAGAGATCAGACCAGAGAGCATGATTTGATTGAGTATTAATCACTTAATTACAAATTTTATGTTTGGAAAATATGAAGGACTACTAATGGGTTCAAAGCCATCCAATCTAATGTTTATAATCAAATTAACAAATTGCAGATCCATTTCAAAGGCTACCACATGGAGGTTGAACATGAATTTATAAGCATCTATGCTTACATTGTTTGATATTATGTTATTGGAATGTTGAAACACTGATACTTTCAAAAGGTTAACCAAagagaaaacaggaaaaaattgaattggaaTATGAGCAatacaaaattgaaaaacttgAATGAAAAATGATGCAATGTGCCATTGGAATGGGAAAACACTAATGGCTTGAACTTATTCGAAGAGCAAACATGAAAATTCGAATTGAAATATAAGTACTATGAAAGCAAATTGAATGCATTTCAGTAATAAAAAAGTAAACTGGCAAATTTGAATGTAAATTGCTGCAACTGTGTTGCTGACATGATAAAACACAGTAAACTGAATACTCAAATTCAAACTGCTACATCTGTGCTACTGATAtgataaaacaaacaaaagggtGGAATCTATCTAATCTAGAATATGTGGTTATTTGTTCACGAACATTTGCAAAAAGTTAACCCTAATGTTGGATTAGTTAGACATATGATGATAATCACCCCAATCAACCATGTTTACCAACAATATTATAACCAGTGGCTGATACTACTATTAATCCTACATTATCTTACTCAAACCAACATGAATACTAATGTAGTGAACATGCCTGCAAGTAGGAATGGATCATGCAGAATATGCGTAATTTCAGTACTTACAAACTTTATGATATTGGATGGAAGTCTAACCTTTGCAATTGTTCTTCTAACTCCTTGCACTTCGCCAAAGCTGCTTCATGAGATCTCTTTTCATCTTGGGAGTATTAACATCAAAGAAATACCACAAATCAagcctacaaaaaaaaaaaactacaaaattagAAAGGCTGAAAACAATAAgttaaaattccaaaaattgtCAATCCAACAAACCAAATCCCTAACTATTATCTAAATTTGGTTTAGCTATCAACCAAAAGAAATTGTTTTTCATATTTCcactttgtccagttcaatgaTATTAATTCCCTCAACAAACTTTCTACAACTTGAATATGCCATTCTTTACCATAATCACCCCAATCAACCATGTTTACCAACAATATTATAAACCAGTGGCTGATACTACTATTAATCCTACATTATCTTACTCAAACCAACATGAATACTAATGTAGTGAACATGCCTGCAAGTAGGAATGGATCATGCAGAATATGCGTAATTTCAGTACTTACAAACTTTATGATATTGGATGGAAGTCTAACCTTTGCAATTGTTCTTCTAACTCCTTGCACTTCGCCAAAGCTGCTTCATGAGATCTCTTTTCATCTTGGGAGTATTAACATCAAAGAAATACCACAAATCAagcctacaaaaaaaaaaactacaaaattagAAAGGCTGAAAACAATAAgttaaaattccaaaaattgtCAATCCAACAAACCAAATCCCTAACTATTATCTAAATTTGGTTTAGCTATCAACcaaaagaaaatgtttttcatatttccactttgtccagttcaatgaTATTAATTCCCTCAACAAACTTTCTACAACTTGAATATGCCATTCTTTACCTTCTCTTCTTCAATAGATTGTTGATGATCATCCGAATGAAGGATCGAACCGGAGGAAAGAAGGAGAAAATGGCTTCATCACCTCCATCGCCAAGCACCGCAACTCTCTCGGTCGGAACTCTCTCTTATAACAGATGATCAAAACCTTCAAGCTAGATCAAAATCCACCCTTTATCTGCAAAATGCACAATCTTAGAAAATGttagaaaataaatcatcaaataaTCTAGAAATTTCAAATCTTACAATCTATATCCACCCTTTTCATTCGACAAACCTAAAAGAGAGATTTTTAAAAGctgaaatttaaaatgaaccTTTTTCTAAGTAATTTCAACAGAAACCCAGTTAAACAAAAGCTTCAAAGATTTGAAGAAAAACTGCATCAGAtaatttgaatgaaaaataaaaataaaaaaataaagtttggaTTTTGAAGACAAACCTAAGCAAAATGGATAGATCTAGCTAAAGTAGAACCAGAAATATTCTATGGAGCTGAGATGAGATACACAAACCTGCAACAAAGAAGAAAGATTGAAGCTTTAGGTCAGACAATGCTAACATCCTCAGTTTCTTATTGATAAAAATTAGAATTTCATGAATcataatgaaaattaaaattaaaatcagaaCCCAATTATTCTTAGAATTAACCAAAACCCTATGAAATTTTGGCGCCAACTGAAGATACGGCCTCGGTTCCTTGGAACTAAATTCATAGAAAACTCCAATAACAACAGTAACAACCTGTAGATCAGATCTTTCTAACCGATAGTTGATAAACGATGAAGCGCAAATGAAACTAATTAATGATAAATGAAATTGATGCGGCATGGTAACCGATCTATGAACTCATTCTAAATCTgtagaatataaaaatatcagtTTTGCAGAGATTGAAGTTTTTATGTCACACTTCATCTGAGTAGAAGCAAGAAGAATAATCACAAACAAATTGAGGACCAAAATAGAATGGATCTGAAATCCTTACCTCTACATCGGAGGCTGCTACCGTTGTTGTGTGTGCTCCATGTCATTCATTCCCGTTGCCAGGTATGCCAAAAGAAAGCGAGAAAGATAACAAATTTTGATAGTGCACAATAGTCATCTTCACATTCACCAAAAACTGTTCTATTCAAATCCAGATActtcttttttcttaaaaaaaagtacCCGGGCAAATTAGGTGATGAGTATACTTAATAGAAAAGGTTAAGGTAGCAAATTTGAGAAGTTATTACCTCTTTCTCACTAAAAGAACTCAAATTGCTTTCCAGAATCTTTACTTTTTGCTCTAAACCCTCCTGTGTAATAAATGTATAGCAGACTTTTAGTATTTAAACTACAATGCCATTAACAAaagaacataaataaaaataaaatattcatgtaTGAGCAGCTAAGGCCTAAGAGGGATGAAATCAACCAAAGTtaattcaatcaatcaatcaaagaaacaaatcaaaattttccAAAAACCTAAAACCTAGAAAAATTATAGATTTAGAATAATTGTACCTGTCTGTCGCATAGAGAAAGCTTTTGTGGTGGTGGCGCGACTGGCTTTTCCGGTGATTTTGATCTGAAACTGAATAACCACCAAAAACCAACTTCCCTGCAACAATCAATTGACAACTTAAAGACTTCCCTAGTGTTATATATAGTGAGTGATATTACATGGTATATGCTTATTGTTCAACAGAGAACTTCTACAATTTAATAACAAATACAACACAAGTTAAATGACTAATTCTCAACCTATGAAAAAAGATAACACAAGTTGAAGAAACTATTTCACCTCTGAAGCAATTCTTTATTATCTGATCCCCATGTTCGTGAAATTCATGGCTGAAGGATGTGTTTGAAGAAAGGACAGATGCTTTGTCTGGCACTGTACTCAAACCATCTGATACAAATGCAATTACAATGACAAATAGAATGCTAAAGGTAATCTGCAAAAGCATGTGAGTGAAAATTGTGAGCAAGCAACACAAATTTTAAGAGCAGAAGACACAAGCCAATAAATCAAGTTCAGATTGATTTGATTCCAAGAATTCAGATAACAGTCACAGACTCACAGAGAGATGAATATTGACAAATTGAGAAAGATGAAATCTAGAAGATGAATTTGGAGATACATCACCATCTACCATAACCACCACACATCACCATCACCTCCGATCTTCAACCATCctcaccaacaaaaaaaacaacgaaaaaaaataaaaaataaatagagcaTAGAAATTAAGATCGAACCAGAGGAAAGAAGGAGCAAGAAGCTTCGTCGCCGCCGTTGCCGAGCACCGCCGTGTCACCACAAACGGCCACAAGAACTCTCTCGGCCGGAACTCCTCCTCCTCACCAGAACTTCTCTCCCGCCGGTAAATCTTCTCTCACTCGGCCACTCCCTCACTCTCATGACGATTGATTGATTCGTAGATGGTGGTGGAGGTTGTGGTGTGGATGTTATGGTGAAGGATGAGATGGGGAGTGAGAGATGAAACTGTGGGATGATGAGAAAGAGGGAGAGCGTACGAGAGAGAGAGgggggaagagagagaaaacaatttcataaatgaaaaaaaaatttgggaaaGTAATCATAAAACCACAATTGTTTCCATAAACCACTTCTGTCAATGGTTTGCATAAATCAGCAATCACAAAACCAGCAATTATAGGAGGGTCCACATGAGTCATGCAAAGAATTATAATAAGCCATGTGTAAGATGTGTAAGATGAAGCATAGGAATAGCATGCCATGTGCAAGAAGGTGTAGATGTGAACATTGAACCCTAAATTGAACCctaaaatgaaatgaaaccCTAAATGGCATGGCAAGATGTGGTTGGTCAGAAGAAACAAATGTAGAAGATTGATTGGACAAGGATTTAGGGTTTGCATTTGGTGCTTGAAAAACCACTCATCCTTTAGTATATAAAGATTAATATGATCAATAATTATGGTACAGGTTTGGAAAAATAGGCATATACAAGGTATTAATGTTTGGAAACCCAAGTGTAATTGTGACAACACCAGAAGCATGCAAAAAAGTTCTAACAGATGATGAAAATTTCATACCTGGATGGCCACAATGTACAGTTGAATTAATTGGAGaaaaatcattcatcaaaatGTATTCTGAAGAACATAAACGACTTAAGCGTTTAACATCATCTTCAATCAATGGCTATGAAACACTTTCAGTTTACTTGAAATATATTGAAGAAAATGTGATTAGTTCATTGGAAAAATGGACTCACATGGGTGAAATTGAGTTCTTAACTCAAATTAGAAAACTTATCTTTAAAATTATTGTGCATATTTTCCTTGGTTCAGAAAATGATTCTGTTATGGAAGCTTTGGAAAGAGAATACACAATGCTTAATTTTGGTGTTAGAGCCATGAGAATTAATATTCCTGGATTTGCATTCCACAAGGCACTCaaggtaactttttttttttggttgaatttCAAGTGTGAGTCGTTAAGTTTCACATCGACTATGAATGGGAAGAATGTTTGATTTATAAGATAAGTGACTCATTAACCTGATTTATAAGATAAGTGACTCATTAatctaatgttttattgttttttgtggAGATGTGGTGTCTCCCTATCATGTTGTCCTGAAGCATTTGACCCGATGTTTCTCTCGAGCTTCCCCGAACTCCtaaacaagtggtatcagagtcgtAAGTTTGGCTTGGTGGAGGAGTGGGAGTGGATCCTAGTATTGGATCAACTATAGGATGTGAGAACTCACTCTTGGGAGGAGATTGTTGGgaatgttggatttattatataaaagaGTTGACTCGTTAACCTAATTccttaaggtttttggtggagatGTGGCGTTTTCCTCTCTTGTGGTCCTTGAGCATTTGACCCGATTTTTCTTATTAGCTTCCCGAGACTCTCCAACACTTTTCAACATCATTTTACTCTCAATCGGCTTTGATTAAGTGAAAACTATAAGTTTCGGTTCATTTTcggattgatttattttaatttatctattgaCATAAGTAATTttgagactgtttgggagaacttataaaaatagtttatgacatgtctataagttgttttcagcataGGTTCGTTGAATTGTctcttatttgagtttatccaTTAGCATAAATACTTGTGAAACTATTTGGaagagcttatagaaataacttaaaACATGTTTATACACAGCTactagcttattttcataaattcttGAGGAtcatttatgaaaatagcttataataacttatataataaacagttgactttattttatattttgttatagaaaaaattatacattATGATAAGTTATTTTGATATAAGCATTTATTTTAGTTGTTTATATATCCAAAGCTTTCAAAGTTAgcatataaaaacaatttgtagtttatatgaaaataattttatattatctttggtattgaaataacttataaataagcgcttacataataatattttattttataagtgcttaattaagctATTTATCCAAATAGAGCTTATATGATTCAAGACTTCTATGTATTTCTATTTTCTactatattatttttgaaaaccttgaagttgtttttaaaaTGCAATATTCTTTGTACATTACTTATTTTCTTATAGGCTAGGAAAATTCTTGTGGCTATATTTCAATCAATTGTGGATAAGAGAAGAAATGAAAGGAAGGAAAAATTATTACCAGGGCAAAAAGGAAAAGATATGATGGATTCTTTGATAGATGttgaagatgaaaatggaagaaaattaGGTGATGATGAAATCATTGATATCATGTTGATGTACTTAAATGCTGGTCATGAATCTTCAGGACATATCACCATGTGGGCTACTTATTTTCTGCAAGGGCatccaaaaaatttcaaaaaggcTAAGGTATCAAAATTATttgccattttttattttcaagtaATC
Coding sequences within it:
- the LOC123895691 gene encoding ent-kaurenoic acid oxidase 2-like, translating into MGSIWMIFIAIVGAHLVLRALFKNVNWLLYEAKLGVKQYSLPPGDMGLPLIGNMWSFLRAFKSNHPDSFMTSFVKRFGKIGIYKVLMFGNPSVIVTTPEACKKVLTDDENFIPGWPQCTVELIGEKSFIKMYSEEHKRLKRLTSSSINGYETLSVYLKYIEENVISSLEKWTHMGEIEFLTQIRKLIFKIIVHIFLGSENDSVMEALEREYTMLNFGVRAMRINIPGFAFHKALKARKILVAIFQSIVDKRRNERKEKLLPGQKGKDMMDSLIDVEDENGRKLGDDEIIDIMLMYLNAGHESSGHITMWATYFLQGHPKNFKKAKEEQEEILRRRPPTQKGLKLEEVGQMEYLSKVIDETMRLITVALVAFREAKSDVNINGYLIPKGWKVLLWFRSIHLDPEIYPNPKEFNPDRWNEVHKAGEFLPFGVGTRLCPGNDLAKLEISVFLHHFLLNYEMEQLNPKSPVRFLPHPRPMDNCLARIKKRSVV
- the LOC123895693 gene encoding uncharacterized protein LOC123895693 isoform X1, giving the protein MVDGDVSPNSSSRFHLSQFVNIHLSITFSILFVIVIAFVSDGLSTVPDKASVLSSNTSFSHEFHEHGDQIIKNCFRGKLVFGGYSVSDQNHRKSQSRHHHKSFLYATDSLNTKSLLYIYYTGGFRAKSKDSGKQFEFF
- the LOC123895693 gene encoding uncharacterized protein LOC123895693 isoform X2, whose translation is MVDGDVSPNSSSRFHLSQFVNIHLSITFSILFVIVIAFVSDGLSTVPDKASVLSSNTSFSHEFHEHGDQIIKNCFRGKLVFGGYSVSDQNHRKSQSRHHHKSFLYATDRRV